One Kitasatospora sp. NBC_01287 DNA window includes the following coding sequences:
- a CDS encoding acyl-CoA carboxylase subunit beta, whose product MTVLPTRVDPASAEHGAHREAMLAKLDELAAEHAKALAGGGPKYVERHRARGKLLARERIELLLDEDSPFLELSPLAAWGSDYPVGAALVTGIGTVEGTECVITANDPTVRGGASNPWTLRKALRANEIALRNRLPLINLVESGGADLPSQKEIFIPGGALFRDLTRLSAAGIPTVAVVFGNSTAGGAYVPGMSDHTVLVKERAKVFLGGPPLVKMATGEESDDESLGGAEMHARRSGLADHFAADEVDAVRIARRIVHRLHWRKAGPGPDPAALPPKYAEEELLGIVPGDLKTPFDPREVIARLVDGSDFDEFKPRYGTSLATGWAALHGYPVGILANAQGVLFSAESQKAAQFIQLANQRDIPLLFLHNTTGYMVGKEYEQGGIIKHGAMMINAVSNSTVPHISVLMGASYGAGHYGMCGRAYDPRFLFAWPSAKSAVMGPAQLAGVLSIVARQSAAAKGQPYDEDADAAIRAMVEQQIEAESLPAFLSGRLYDDGVIDPRDTRTVLGLCLSAIHSAPVEGARGYGVFRM is encoded by the coding sequence GTGACCGTCCTGCCCACCCGGGTCGACCCCGCCTCGGCCGAGCACGGCGCCCACCGCGAGGCGATGCTCGCCAAGCTCGACGAGCTGGCCGCCGAGCACGCCAAGGCGCTGGCCGGCGGCGGCCCGAAGTACGTGGAGCGCCACCGCGCCCGGGGCAAGCTGCTGGCCCGTGAGCGGATCGAGCTGCTGCTCGACGAGGACTCGCCGTTCCTGGAACTCTCCCCGCTGGCCGCCTGGGGCAGCGACTATCCGGTCGGCGCCGCGCTGGTCACCGGCATCGGCACGGTCGAGGGCACCGAGTGCGTGATCACCGCCAACGACCCGACCGTGCGCGGCGGGGCCAGCAACCCGTGGACCCTGCGCAAGGCGCTGCGGGCCAACGAGATCGCGCTGCGCAACCGGCTGCCGCTGATCAACCTGGTCGAGTCGGGCGGCGCCGACCTGCCCAGCCAGAAGGAGATCTTCATTCCGGGCGGCGCGCTCTTCCGCGACCTCACCCGGCTCTCCGCCGCCGGGATCCCCACCGTCGCCGTGGTGTTCGGCAACTCCACCGCCGGAGGCGCCTACGTCCCCGGCATGAGTGACCACACGGTGCTGGTCAAGGAGCGGGCCAAGGTCTTCCTCGGCGGGCCGCCGCTGGTCAAGATGGCCACCGGCGAGGAGTCCGACGACGAGTCGCTCGGCGGCGCGGAGATGCACGCCCGCCGCTCCGGCCTGGCCGACCACTTCGCCGCCGACGAGGTGGACGCGGTGCGGATCGCCCGGCGGATCGTGCACCGCCTGCACTGGCGCAAGGCCGGGCCAGGCCCCGATCCCGCCGCGCTGCCACCGAAGTACGCCGAGGAGGAGCTGCTCGGCATCGTCCCGGGCGACCTCAAGACCCCCTTCGACCCGCGCGAGGTGATCGCCCGGCTCGTCGACGGCTCCGACTTCGACGAGTTCAAGCCGCGCTACGGCACCAGCCTGGCCACCGGCTGGGCCGCCCTGCACGGCTACCCGGTCGGCATCCTGGCCAACGCGCAGGGCGTGCTGTTCAGCGCCGAGTCGCAGAAGGCCGCCCAGTTCATCCAGTTGGCCAACCAGCGGGACATCCCGCTGCTCTTCCTGCACAACACCACCGGCTACATGGTCGGCAAGGAGTACGAGCAGGGCGGCATCATCAAGCACGGCGCGATGATGATCAACGCGGTGTCCAACAGCACCGTCCCGCACATCTCGGTGCTGATGGGCGCCTCCTACGGGGCCGGCCACTACGGGATGTGCGGGCGGGCCTACGACCCGCGCTTCCTGTTCGCCTGGCCGAGCGCCAAGTCCGCGGTCATGGGACCGGCCCAACTCGCCGGTGTGCTCTCGATCGTGGCCCGCCAGTCGGCCGCCGCCAAGGGGCAGCCCTACGACGAGGACGCGGACGCCGCGATCCGCGCCATGGTGGAGCAGCAGATCGAGGCGGAGTCGCTGCCCGCCTTCCTCTCCGGCCGGCTGTACGACGACGGCGTCATCGACCCGCGCGACACCCGCACCGTGCTCGGCCTCTGCCTCTCCGCGATCCACAGCGCCCCGGTCGAGGGCGCGCGCGGCTACGGCGTCTTCCGGATGTGA
- a CDS encoding acyclic terpene utilization AtuA family protein, whose translation MPRPGSVPDTPLTSPAPLAAAPASLAAAGPAGTPVAPLRIGNASGFYGDRFSAVREMLTGGPLDVLTGDYLAELTMLILARDRLKDSRLGYAKVFLRQLEECLGLAVERGVRIVVNAGGLNPGQLAERIAELADRLGIGLRVGQVTGDDLLGRAAEFTEPTGLLAANAYLGAFGIAECLRAGAELVVTGRVTDAALVAGPAAAHFGWGPGDLDRLAGAVVAGHVLECGAQATGGNYAFFTEHDVSRPGFPLAELHADGSSVITKHPGTGGAVTLGTVTAQLLYETAGPRYLGPDVTARLDSVRLDQVGPDRVRISGVRGEAPPSTLKVGLNRIGGWRNEVVFVLTGLDIEAKAALVRTQFEQALPTERRPAEVRWTLARTDHPDAPTEQRASALLQLTVRDPEAAKVGRAVSSAAVELGLAGYPGFHLTAPPGPGAPYGVFEAVHLDAELVEHWAVLPDGTRRAIPPTAHTAPAPATPELPAPELPAPELPEPELPAPLPPAPTRRVPLGLLAGARSGDKGGDANLGVWVRGEDAWRWLAHTLTVDRLRELLPETADLPVTRHLLPNLRAVNFVIEGLLGEGVGAQARFDPQAKALGEWLRSRTLDIPEALL comes from the coding sequence ATGCCGCGCCCCGGATCGGTACCTGACACCCCGCTCACCTCGCCCGCCCCGCTCGCCGCCGCGCCCGCATCGCTCGCCGCGGCCGGACCCGCCGGCACCCCCGTCGCACCGTTGCGGATCGGCAACGCGTCCGGCTTCTACGGCGACCGCTTCAGCGCGGTGCGCGAGATGCTCACCGGGGGGCCGCTGGACGTGCTCACCGGGGACTACCTGGCCGAGCTGACCATGCTGATCCTGGCCCGGGACCGGCTCAAGGACAGCAGGCTCGGCTATGCCAAGGTCTTCCTGCGCCAGTTGGAGGAGTGCCTGGGGCTCGCGGTGGAGCGCGGGGTGCGGATCGTGGTCAACGCGGGCGGGCTCAACCCCGGGCAGCTCGCCGAGCGGATCGCCGAGTTGGCCGACCGGCTGGGCATCGGGCTGCGGGTGGGCCAGGTGACCGGGGACGATCTGCTCGGCCGGGCGGCCGAGTTCACCGAGCCCACCGGACTGCTGGCCGCCAACGCCTACCTGGGCGCGTTCGGCATCGCGGAGTGCCTGCGCGCTGGTGCCGAGCTGGTGGTCACCGGGCGGGTCACCGACGCGGCGCTGGTGGCGGGTCCGGCGGCGGCGCACTTCGGCTGGGGACCCGGTGACCTGGACCGGCTCGCGGGGGCGGTGGTCGCGGGTCACGTGCTCGAGTGCGGCGCGCAGGCCACCGGTGGCAACTACGCCTTCTTCACCGAGCACGACGTCAGCCGCCCCGGCTTCCCGCTCGCCGAGCTGCACGCCGACGGCAGCAGCGTGATCACCAAGCACCCGGGCACCGGCGGCGCCGTCACCCTGGGCACGGTCACCGCCCAGCTGCTCTACGAGACCGCCGGGCCCCGCTACCTCGGACCGGATGTGACGGCCCGGTTGGACAGTGTGCGGCTCGACCAGGTCGGCCCCGACCGGGTGCGGATCAGCGGCGTGCGCGGCGAGGCGCCGCCGTCCACGCTCAAGGTCGGGTTGAACCGGATCGGCGGCTGGCGCAACGAGGTGGTCTTCGTGCTCACCGGGCTCGACATCGAGGCCAAGGCCGCCCTGGTGCGCACCCAGTTCGAGCAGGCCCTGCCGACCGAGCGGCGGCCCGCCGAGGTGCGCTGGACGCTGGCCCGTACCGACCACCCGGACGCGCCCACCGAGCAGCGGGCCAGTGCCCTGCTGCAGCTCACCGTGCGCGACCCGGAGGCGGCCAAGGTCGGCCGGGCCGTCAGCTCGGCGGCGGTCGAGCTCGGCCTGGCCGGCTACCCGGGCTTCCATCTGACCGCGCCACCGGGCCCCGGCGCCCCGTACGGCGTCTTCGAGGCCGTGCACCTGGACGCCGAACTGGTCGAGCACTGGGCGGTGCTCCCGGACGGCACCCGCCGCGCGATCCCACCGACCGCGCACACCGCCCCCGCCCCCGCGACGCCCGAGCTCCCCGCGCCCGAGCTCCCCGCGCCCGAGCTCCCCGAACCTGAACTGCCCGCCCCCCTGCCCCCCGCCCCCACCCGCCGCGTCCCGCTCGGCCTGCTGGCCGGCGCCCGCAGCGGCGACAAGGGCGGTGACGCCAACCTCGGCGTCTGGGTGCGCGGCGAGGACGCCTGGCGCTGGCTGGCCCACACCCTGACCGTCGACCGGCTGCGCGAGCTGCTCCCCGAGACCGCCGACCTCCCGGTCACCCGCCACCTGCTGCCCAACCTGCGCGCCGTCAACTTCGTCATCGAGGGCCTGCTCGGCGAAGGCGTCGGCGCCCAGGCGCGGTTCGACCCGCAGGCCAAGGCGCTGGGGGAGTGGCTGCGCTCCCGCACCCTCGACATCCCGGAGGCCCTGCTGTGA
- a CDS encoding iron chaperone, protein MSGTDSSKHEGFSAEERAAMKDHAKELKTAARRSSRAEKAAEAERDVVAKIAEMPESDRIMAERIHAVVTASAPTLAPKLWYGMPAYALDGKVVCFFQSAEKFKTRYATLGFSDQAKLDEGTMWAAGFALTEVTAEAEARIAALVKRAVS, encoded by the coding sequence ATGAGCGGCACCGACAGCAGCAAGCACGAGGGATTCTCGGCCGAGGAGCGGGCCGCGATGAAGGACCACGCCAAGGAGCTGAAGACGGCCGCGCGCCGCAGCTCGCGCGCGGAGAAGGCGGCGGAGGCGGAGCGGGACGTGGTCGCGAAGATCGCCGAGATGCCGGAGTCCGACCGGATCATGGCCGAGCGCATCCATGCCGTCGTCACGGCCAGCGCCCCGACCCTCGCGCCGAAGCTCTGGTACGGAATGCCCGCCTACGCGCTGGACGGCAAGGTGGTCTGCTTCTTCCAGAGCGCGGAGAAGTTCAAGACCCGCTACGCGACACTCGGCTTCAGCGACCAGGCGAAGCTGGACGAGGGCACGATGTGGGCGGCCGGTTTCGCGCTGACCGAGGTGACGGCCGAGGCGGAGGCCCGGATCGCCGCGCTCGTGAAGCGGGCGGTGAGCTGA
- a CDS encoding Clp protease N-terminal domain-containing protein, whose protein sequence is MPKINVYLPDELAEAVKEAGLSVSPICQRALEQAVRRVTGIREVVAHDLDSLDDSGHLARFTARSRTALKLAAELAAAEGSPNVGSGHLLGGLLAEGGNLGLQVLGALLIDPQHLKDTLARIELNDEPTKPIEPTTPTTAAAAPGTRATTAPGGAAGGGPATAPVLRLSGPAAEAVEQTVNEAIALGHNYVGCEHLLLGLIAEQQGAGGRILREYGAEQRLTRRAVAAALIGFAHVRANHPQSQPQPSAEQLEALAALVRRELQPLIERIEQLEARG, encoded by the coding sequence ATGCCCAAGATCAACGTCTATCTGCCGGACGAGCTCGCCGAGGCGGTCAAGGAGGCCGGGCTCTCGGTCTCGCCGATCTGCCAGCGGGCCCTGGAGCAGGCCGTCCGCCGGGTCACCGGGATCCGTGAGGTCGTCGCGCACGACCTCGACAGCTTGGACGACTCCGGCCACCTCGCCCGCTTCACCGCCCGCTCGCGCACCGCGCTGAAGCTGGCCGCGGAGCTGGCCGCCGCCGAGGGGTCGCCGAACGTGGGTAGCGGCCACCTGCTCGGCGGCCTGCTCGCGGAGGGGGGCAACCTCGGGCTCCAGGTCCTGGGCGCGCTGCTGATCGACCCCCAGCACCTCAAGGACACGCTGGCCCGGATCGAGCTCAACGACGAGCCGACCAAGCCGATTGAGCCGACCACGCCGACCACGGCGGCCGCCGCTCCCGGTACCCGGGCGACCACGGCGCCGGGCGGCGCGGCGGGCGGCGGCCCGGCCACCGCCCCCGTGCTGCGGCTCAGCGGCCCGGCTGCCGAGGCGGTCGAGCAGACGGTCAACGAGGCGATCGCGCTCGGCCACAACTACGTCGGGTGTGAGCACCTGCTGCTCGGCCTGATCGCCGAGCAGCAGGGCGCGGGCGGCCGGATCCTGCGTGAGTACGGCGCGGAGCAGCGGCTCACCCGCCGCGCCGTCGCCGCGGCCCTGATCGGCTTCGCGCACGTGCGGGCGAACCACCCGCAGTCCCAGCCCCAGCCCTCGGCCGAGCAGTTGGAGGCGCTGGCCGCCCTGGTCCGCCGCGAGTTGCAGCCGCTGATCGAGCGGATCGAGCAGTTGGAGGCGCGCGGCTGA
- a CDS encoding M9 family metallopeptidase, protein MRHRFALPRFLAATLAAGIATAGLLAPPAFAATAPKSSTSAPAPTAGAPRSSAPLGATTSRSTQADVRSQRVNAAQQPPVSPAAPATPVPAKSSASSTSTASKPSARSKAANLAAAQSCTAADFGSRSGAALVSYIQSSTTDCVNTLFTVTGSAAHSVFNEAQMVTVANAFRSSSATYPGDNSTSVWQLVLFLRAGYYAQYYDSTDVGTYGPTLATAIEGALDTFVASPHFMDVSDANGGVTGDAIVLTDSANEQPRYLSTYKRVLNAYNSSYDAYASMDAAVNDVFTPIFRGHQNPAFITAVTADPSIIDTLDAFALNHASALSGDSYYLDSNAGTEVARFLDTAALQAKVRPLAKGLLGASAITGTSAPLWVGVAGMTFTDDLAQCSYYGTCNLATQLTAASLPTTTACGSTITLLTQALTAADLTAVCSSLQSEVPYFQNLDKVTSPIPGQYETNVRLAIFASSKDYQTYSSWIFGNSTNNGGETLSGDITDPTNQPVSVQYQWDTDNGFPARVWNLNHEFTHLMQGAYDMKGDFATQITVPDIWWIEGQAEYVSYSYRNVADTEAIADASLHTYALSTLFQSTYDNSDQTRTYPWGYLAVRYMFEKHPADIANMLTHFRTGDYAGGYAVYNSIGTGYDADFSAWLDALANAGSNGPSTPCTDPDARAMGQNCYRTNESAAAGNDEGLFVYLPAGTSTLTITTSGGTGNADLYYNPDTWASPTAFTASSTNSGNNDSITVTSTNAAPGYRYIDLHATTAFSGVTVTTRYVFGTGGGTGGGTLPACTATDTRVMDQNCSRANQAATVGNSDYYYLYLPAGTSNLTVTSSGGTGNADLYYNPNTWASPTAYTAESTNSGNNETITVTNTTAGYRYITLYAATGFSGVTVSTQY, encoded by the coding sequence ATGCGCCATCGATTTGCCCTGCCCAGATTCCTGGCCGCCACCCTGGCGGCCGGGATCGCGACGGCCGGTCTGCTGGCTCCGCCGGCGTTCGCCGCGACCGCCCCGAAGTCCTCGACCAGCGCTCCCGCCCCCACCGCGGGCGCGCCCCGGTCGTCGGCGCCGCTCGGCGCCACCACCAGCCGGTCCACGCAGGCCGACGTGCGAAGCCAACGGGTCAACGCCGCACAGCAGCCTCCGGTCAGCCCGGCCGCGCCGGCGACACCGGTGCCGGCCAAGTCATCGGCCTCATCGACGTCGACCGCGTCGAAGCCCAGCGCACGCTCCAAGGCCGCGAACCTCGCGGCGGCGCAGTCCTGTACGGCCGCCGACTTCGGCAGCCGGTCCGGGGCCGCGCTGGTCTCCTACATCCAGTCCTCGACCACGGACTGTGTGAACACGCTGTTCACCGTCACCGGCTCCGCCGCGCACAGCGTCTTCAACGAGGCGCAGATGGTCACCGTGGCCAACGCCTTCCGCAGCAGCTCGGCCACCTACCCCGGTGACAACTCCACCTCGGTGTGGCAGCTGGTGCTCTTCCTGCGCGCCGGCTACTACGCGCAGTACTACGACTCCACGGATGTCGGGACGTACGGCCCGACCCTGGCGACCGCCATCGAGGGCGCACTGGACACCTTCGTGGCGTCCCCGCACTTCATGGACGTCAGCGATGCCAACGGCGGCGTCACGGGCGACGCCATCGTCCTGACGGACAGTGCCAACGAGCAGCCCCGCTACCTGAGCACCTACAAGCGGGTGCTCAACGCCTACAACAGCTCCTACGACGCCTACGCCAGCATGGACGCGGCCGTCAACGACGTCTTCACCCCGATCTTCCGCGGCCACCAGAACCCGGCGTTCATCACCGCGGTCACCGCGGACCCGAGCATCATCGACACCCTCGACGCGTTCGCGCTGAACCACGCGTCCGCACTCAGCGGGGACTCGTACTACCTGGACTCCAACGCCGGCACCGAGGTCGCCCGCTTCCTGGACACCGCCGCGCTCCAGGCCAAGGTCCGTCCGCTGGCGAAGGGCCTGCTGGGCGCCTCGGCGATCACCGGTACCTCGGCGCCGCTGTGGGTCGGTGTCGCGGGGATGACCTTCACCGACGACCTGGCCCAGTGCTCGTACTACGGCACCTGCAACCTCGCCACCCAGCTCACCGCGGCCTCGCTGCCGACCACGACGGCCTGCGGATCGACGATCACCCTGCTGACGCAGGCGCTGACCGCCGCGGACCTGACGGCGGTCTGCAGCAGCCTGCAGAGCGAGGTCCCGTACTTCCAGAACCTGGACAAGGTCACCAGCCCGATACCCGGCCAGTACGAGACGAACGTCCGGCTCGCCATCTTCGCGAGCTCCAAGGACTACCAGACGTACTCCAGCTGGATCTTCGGCAACAGCACCAACAACGGTGGTGAGACGCTGTCCGGGGACATCACCGACCCCACCAACCAGCCCGTCTCCGTCCAGTACCAGTGGGACACCGACAACGGCTTCCCGGCGCGGGTCTGGAACCTGAACCACGAGTTCACGCACCTCATGCAGGGCGCCTACGACATGAAGGGCGACTTCGCCACGCAGATCACGGTCCCGGACATCTGGTGGATCGAGGGCCAGGCCGAGTACGTCTCCTACAGCTACCGCAACGTCGCCGACACCGAGGCGATCGCCGACGCCAGCCTGCACACCTACGCGCTGAGCACGCTGTTCCAGAGCACGTACGACAACTCCGACCAGACCCGTACCTACCCGTGGGGCTACCTCGCGGTGCGGTACATGTTCGAGAAGCACCCCGCGGACATCGCCAACATGCTCACCCACTTCCGCACCGGTGACTACGCGGGCGGTTACGCGGTCTACAACAGCATCGGCACCGGCTACGACGCCGACTTCAGCGCCTGGCTCGACGCGCTCGCCAACGCCGGCTCGAACGGTCCCTCGACCCCCTGCACGGACCCCGACGCCCGCGCCATGGGCCAGAACTGCTACCGCACCAACGAGTCGGCCGCCGCCGGCAACGACGAGGGCCTGTTCGTCTACCTGCCGGCCGGTACCTCGACGCTGACCATCACGACCAGTGGCGGCACCGGTAACGCGGACCTCTACTACAACCCGGACACCTGGGCCTCGCCCACCGCGTTCACGGCTTCGTCGACCAACTCCGGCAACAACGACAGCATCACCGTCACCAGCACCAACGCCGCACCCGGGTACCGCTACATCGACCTGCACGCCACCACCGCCTTCAGCGGGGTCACCGTGACCACGCGTTACGTGTTCGGCACCGGTGGAGGCACCGGCGGCGGAACGCTGCCGGCCTGCACGGCGACCGACACCCGCGTCATGGACCAGAACTGCTCGCGCGCCAACCAGGCGGCCACCGTGGGCAACAGCGACTACTACTACCTCTACCTGCCGGCCGGCACCTCGAACCTGACCGTCACCTCCAGCGGCGGCACCGGTAACGCGGACCTCTACTACAACCCCAACACCTGGGCCTCGCCCACCGCGTACACGGCCGAGTCGACCAACTCCGGCAACAACGAGACCATCACGGTCACCAACACCACCGCCGGATACCGCTACATCACCCTGTACGCCGCGACCGGCTTCAGCGGAGTCACGGTGTCCACGCAGTACTGA
- a CDS encoding LysR family transcriptional regulator yields the protein MEQLELRHLRLVCAIADAGGLRRAAALLGYSQPAVSTQLQRIESYFGGELFIRSRVGVAPTPFGVKVIAQARDVLAQVDGIGRSLAGETARSGRTLRLAATNTPILSGLVVRIRKALPALALTISSVYSSAEMVELLEAGELDAAIGIDYPGMELRHSEAVALRAIVTEPSFVALPADHRLAHRVEVSLSELAEDAWFVTPDDGAGWPGVFYVACQVAGFRPATVHQFLGDRRQLRDMIAAGLGVSVVQATFRPSVGVLVKPLTGRPVWCRYLLAWQSGGVADEVVETVHRSASAAYRDLSGHLPHQRPWSPRTFGAPRR from the coding sequence ATGGAACAACTGGAGCTTCGTCATCTGCGCCTCGTGTGTGCGATCGCCGACGCCGGTGGCCTGCGTCGCGCGGCGGCGCTGCTGGGCTACTCGCAGCCGGCCGTGAGCACCCAACTCCAGCGGATCGAGAGTTATTTCGGCGGGGAGCTGTTCATCCGCAGTCGGGTGGGGGTGGCCCCGACCCCGTTCGGCGTGAAGGTCATCGCGCAGGCCCGCGACGTGCTCGCCCAGGTGGACGGCATCGGTCGCAGCCTGGCCGGGGAGACCGCACGGTCCGGCCGGACCCTGCGGCTGGCCGCGACCAACACCCCGATCCTCTCCGGCCTGGTCGTTCGGATCCGCAAGGCGCTGCCGGCGCTGGCGCTGACCATCAGTTCCGTCTACTCCTCGGCGGAGATGGTCGAACTCCTGGAGGCCGGTGAGCTGGACGCCGCGATCGGCATCGACTATCCCGGTATGGAGCTGCGGCACTCCGAGGCCGTCGCGCTGCGCGCGATCGTCACCGAGCCGTCGTTCGTGGCGCTGCCGGCGGACCACCGGCTGGCCCACCGGGTCGAGGTCTCGCTGTCCGAACTGGCCGAGGACGCCTGGTTCGTGACACCCGACGACGGCGCCGGCTGGCCCGGGGTCTTCTACGTCGCGTGCCAGGTCGCCGGATTCCGACCGGCCACCGTGCACCAGTTCCTCGGCGACCGGCGCCAACTGCGGGACATGATCGCCGCCGGGCTGGGTGTCTCGGTCGTGCAGGCGACCTTCCGCCCGTCCGTCGGTGTGCTGGTCAAACCCCTGACCGGCAGGCCGGTCTGGTGCCGCTACCTGCTGGCCTGGCAGTCGGGCGGTGTCGCCGACGAGGTCGTCGAGACCGTCCACCGGTCCGCGTCCGCGGCGTACCGCGACCTCTCCGGACACCTACCGCACCAGCGGCCGTGGTCCCCGCGGACGTTCGGAGCGCCTCGACGCTGA
- a CDS encoding putative Ig domain-containing protein, with protein sequence MTSSRSSARRGTGLLASTLLALGMVLTGLAGTAQASDGVPDATSHPASAGWVQTHGDWVQIQPGHPHAALSARPASQSGPQSGPQSGPQSGPTANADPATPDVVVNNDQPNMTYRGGQDSVGVTSGPPKVYVIYWGSQWGTAGQDADGNTTLSNDPDNAAPYQQSFFKGLGTNGDAWSGVLTQYCENVASGSGSCPSDASHVGYPQGGALAGVWVDNTAAAPDRATEPQIAAEAAAAAKHFGNTTTAQNRNVQYVVTTAKGMDPDSWHELDTWCAWHTFERSSYGTLAYTIMPYLTDNKYCGTNWINPGPRGRLDGYSILGGHEYAETLTDQNAMGGWIDPAGQENGDKCAWITQGTPGGLFNLQLATGPFAVQTTWSNDQHTCSGSHPVVANQPLVVSTICDQTAAPGQRVSVPVIATDQGARRLTYRATGLPRGLGIDPRTGVIHGRTQDRGYHDVSVTVRDDAGHQASTRFWYGFFDSGEHGCLGIEQIVDPGFEVPADAKGNYPGWWSQSSPGIITQSTAHQPHSGAGYAWLGHSAAQDDSLSQGVETTPGYTRASLSFWLHVDSTNTAPTAQDSLTLELDDQYSGKRIAVLRTWTNLDATSGYVPVSIDLTPYVAAEFGSTVIVKLTSHETGSAKTAFLLDDTSFHLS encoded by the coding sequence GTGACCTCATCACGTTCAAGTGCGCGGCGCGGGACGGGGCTGCTCGCCTCCACCCTGCTCGCACTCGGCATGGTGCTGACCGGGCTCGCCGGCACCGCACAGGCCTCCGACGGCGTGCCGGACGCAACGTCGCATCCGGCATCCGCCGGGTGGGTTCAGACGCACGGCGACTGGGTCCAGATCCAGCCGGGTCACCCGCACGCCGCGCTGAGCGCGCGCCCCGCCTCGCAGTCCGGTCCGCAGTCCGGGCCGCAGTCCGGGCCGCAGTCCGGGCCGACGGCCAACGCCGACCCGGCCACGCCCGACGTCGTGGTCAACAACGACCAGCCGAACATGACCTACCGCGGCGGCCAGGACTCGGTCGGCGTCACCTCCGGACCGCCCAAGGTCTACGTCATCTACTGGGGTTCCCAGTGGGGCACGGCCGGCCAGGACGCCGACGGCAACACCACGCTCTCCAACGACCCCGACAACGCCGCGCCCTACCAGCAGTCGTTCTTCAAGGGCCTGGGCACCAACGGCGACGCCTGGAGTGGCGTGCTGACCCAGTACTGCGAGAACGTGGCTTCTGGCAGCGGGAGTTGCCCCTCCGACGCCTCCCACGTCGGTTACCCGCAGGGCGGCGCGCTGGCCGGTGTCTGGGTGGACAACACGGCCGCCGCGCCCGACCGCGCCACCGAACCCCAGATCGCAGCCGAAGCAGCGGCCGCCGCCAAGCACTTCGGCAACACCACCACGGCGCAGAACCGCAACGTCCAGTACGTGGTCACCACGGCCAAGGGCATGGACCCGGACAGCTGGCACGAACTCGACACCTGGTGCGCCTGGCACACCTTCGAGCGCTCCAGCTACGGCACGCTGGCGTACACGATCATGCCGTACCTGACCGACAACAAGTACTGCGGCACCAACTGGATCAACCCCGGCCCGCGCGGCCGACTGGACGGCTACTCCATCCTCGGCGGGCACGAGTACGCCGAGACCCTCACCGACCAGAACGCGATGGGCGGTTGGATCGACCCGGCCGGCCAGGAGAACGGCGACAAGTGCGCCTGGATCACCCAGGGAACACCCGGCGGCCTGTTCAACCTGCAACTCGCCACCGGCCCGTTCGCCGTACAGACCACCTGGTCCAACGACCAGCACACCTGCTCGGGTTCACATCCCGTGGTGGCCAACCAGCCGCTCGTCGTCAGCACGATCTGCGACCAGACCGCCGCACCGGGCCAGCGGGTCAGCGTCCCGGTGATCGCCACCGACCAGGGCGCGCGACGGCTCACCTACCGCGCCACCGGCCTGCCGCGCGGCCTCGGCATCGACCCGCGCACCGGGGTCATCCACGGCCGCACCCAGGACCGCGGCTACCACGACGTCTCCGTCACGGTGCGGGACGACGCCGGCCACCAGGCAAGCACGCGGTTCTGGTACGGCTTCTTCGACTCGGGTGAGCACGGCTGCCTCGGCATCGAGCAGATCGTCGACCCCGGCTTCGAGGTCCCGGCGGACGCCAAGGGCAACTACCCCGGCTGGTGGTCCCAGTCCTCGCCCGGGATCATCACCCAGTCCACCGCGCACCAGCCGCACTCGGGCGCCGGGTACGCCTGGCTGGGCCACAGTGCCGCCCAGGACGACTCGCTCTCCCAGGGTGTGGAGACCACGCCCGGTTACACCCGGGCCTCGCTCTCCTTCTGGCTGCACGTCGACTCCACGAACACCGCGCCGACCGCGCAGGACAGCCTGACCCTGGAGCTGGACGACCAGTACTCGGGCAAGCGGATCGCAGTCCTGCGGACCTGGACCAACCTGGACGCCACCAGCGGCTACGTCCCGGTCTCGATCGACCTGACACCTTACGTGGCAGCGGAGTTCGGATCCACGGTGATCGTGAAGCTCACCTCGCACGAGACCGGCAGCGCCAAGACCGCGTTCCTGCTCGACGACACCTCCTTCCACCTGAGCTGA